The following are from one region of the Aspergillus chevalieri M1 DNA, chromosome 1, nearly complete sequence genome:
- a CDS encoding fungal specific transcription factor domain-containing protein (COG:S;~EggNog:ENOG410PMHC;~InterPro:IPR007219;~PFAM:PF04082;~go_function: GO:0003677 - DNA binding [Evidence IEA];~go_function: GO:0008270 - zinc ion binding [Evidence IEA];~go_process: GO:0006351 - transcription, DNA-templated [Evidence IEA]), whose amino-acid sequence MSTGFGRTFYLGTSSNWSFARKVLSMIHEHLYDSPLPTDRRHFDETAYELGWDGLRTSMSTEVPMVPTLDFSMYLLNAVKFHVGQLFHIFDELSFMEGLYAYHENPVHRTSADPLWYIQYLLILAFGKAFTVQRGPSTRPAGCEFFVKALQLLPDLTHLNQYPMISTEILCCVALYLQSLDFRSSAYGFIGQAVRLSLASGMHTNMPIDHLGGEALQRRRRIWWTVYILDRQMTSLMGLPQSIEDNQIYHELPLFPESPHKVTALSIEIKMCQIIADVNRTVYGVDGRLNRKFLSSTKTALGNTANLDTRLQESHRLGLDESSPNGVSRLSAHLHLLYHQCIVLATRPLLFCFLKMRLQSLDPNAKPLTSSAIVCKLLQVCVESAKQMLNILVILQKQTLLDSFLPFDLESTFVSALVLLLAPFVDPYLLDDSLPWLQKAYDVLDEMIYRGNQIAAFRRSDLEQLHDLLRESSGQCGRREEMISHMSLLYSEESQFGDAADLTTADIMAVAESIDSVDVDWMAHAVTENCIW is encoded by the exons ATGTCGACAGGATTTGGCCGAACAT TCTACCTGGGCACCTCGTCCAATTGGTCCTTTGCTCGAAAGGTTCTAAGCATGATTCACGAGCATCTCTACGACTCCCCTCTCCCGACAGACAGGCGTCATTTCGACGAGACTGCCTACGAACTAGGCTGGGATGGCTTGCGAACGTCCATGTCAACTGAAGTTCCAATGGTTCCCACCCTCGACTTCTCCATGTACCTCCTCAACGCGGTCAAATTCCATGTTGGCCAACTATTCCATATCTTCGACGAGCTGTCCTTTATGGAGGGCCTCTACGCCTACCACGAGAATCCTGTCCATCGGACTTCCGCCGATCCCCTGTGGTATATTCAATATCTACTAATTCTGGCATTTGGCAAGGCCTTTACAGTGCAAAGAGGCCCAAGTACTCGGCCCGCGGGATGCGAGTTTTTTGTCAAGGCGCTGCAGCTACTACCGGATTTGACCCATCTCAACCAATATCCAATGATATCAACTGAGATCCTGTGCTGCGTAGCACTGTATCTACAGTCTCTGGACTTTCGGTCGTCAGCCTACGGTTTT ATCGGCCAAGCCGTGCGACTTTCTCTGGCCTCCGGTATGCACACAAACATGCCAATTGACCATCTAGGCGGAGAAGCGCTTCAGCGACGACGCAGAATCTGGTGGACGGTATACATCCTCGACCGCCAAATGACTTCTCTGATGGGTCTTCCACAGTCAATCGAGGATAACCAGATCTATCATGAGCTCCCGCTGTTCCCTGAATCACCACATAAGGTCACCGCGCTGAGTATAGAAATTAAAATGTGCCAGATCATTGCAGACGTCAACAGGA CTGTATATGGAGTCGATGGTCGTCTCAATAGGAAGTTCCTCTCGAGTACCAAGACTGCTCTGGGGAATACCGCCAACCTAGACACCAGATTGCAAGAGTCCCATCGTCTCGGGCTAGATGAGTCTAGTCCAAATGGGGTGTCTCGTCTGTCAGCACATCTTCACCTCTTATACCATCAG TGCATAGTACTAGCAACACGACCACTATTATTCTGCTTTTTGAAAATGCGACTTCAAAGCTTGGACCCAAACGCAAAGCCTCTCACCTCCTCAGCTATCGTTTGCAAACTGCTTCAGGTATGCGTCGAGTCTGCTAAGCAAATGCTGAACATCCTTGTCATTCTGCAAAAGCAAACTTTGCTTG ATAGCTTCCTCCCATTCGACCTCGAATCCACATTCGTATCCGCCCTAGTACTCTTGCTAGCGCCCTTTGTCGATCCATATCTTTTAGACGACTCTCTGCCATGGCTCCAAAAGGCATACGATGTCCTAGACGAAATGATATACCGTGGAAATCAAATCGCCGCGTTTCGAAGATCAGATCTCGAGCAACTGCACGATCTGCTGAGAGAGTCTTCAGGACAATGTGGTCGCCGCGAGGAGATGATCTCTCACATGTCATTGCTTTATAGTGAGGAGAGTCAGTTTGGGGATGCTGCTGACTTGACGACTGCTGATAtaatggctgtagcggagtCGATTGATtctgtggatgtggattggATGGCGCATGCTGTTACGGAGAATTGTATTTGGTGA
- a CDS encoding uncharacterized protein (InterPro:IPR008794), which translates to MRLTRTISIVGVHCAGKVGDVIVGGVFNPPHCKTMYEKLLYFQNEADDIRKFLMNEPRSRPANVHESCSVSLRSSRRRRIAHYGKRRIPAYVRGKHHLYGNGVA; encoded by the coding sequence ATGAGGCTCACACGCACCATTTCCATTGTGGGCGTTCACTGCGCCGGCAAAGTCGGCGACGTGATTGTCGGCGGCGTCTTCAACCCACCACACTGCAAGACGATGTACGAAAAGCTACTATACTTCCAAAATGAAGCAGACGACATCCGAAAATTCCTTATGAACGAGCCCCGCAGCCGACCTGCAAATGTGCATGAATCTTGTTCTGTCTCCTTGCGATCCTCGCGCAGACGCAGGATTGCTCATTATGGAAAGCGACGAATACCCGCCTATGTCCGGGGGAAACACCATCTCTACGGCAACGGTGTTGCTTGA